In Blastocatellia bacterium, the following proteins share a genomic window:
- a CDS encoding zinc ribbon domain-containing protein, whose product MGAELLVLMSNGLNTEFEHEVALALPGEPDSVRPRLYAALERLGYRVVSDQPLMAKRRARSEMSSNILDYAQSLVLGLKPLGERATQVTFAYTVKSQYGLLATDGDRQTLEREAEAIVALARQAGRLSTCPTCHADVMVESRFCRQCGTLLTAHEPPELEIMRLTSNARAAHQTLVTGIILLAVCSLCLLPMPLVSSAKLDKVLMLFSVLSGVTGWVTLLLGSWRLHRTLNPPQEQVGPAMHARRSLTAPTATTALPPSYEPMSLTEHTTELLESEESRQQEPPLRRRDVAS is encoded by the coding sequence ATGGGCGCAGAACTACTCGTATTGATGAGTAACGGGCTGAATACCGAGTTTGAGCATGAAGTGGCGCTGGCGCTGCCGGGCGAGCCTGACTCAGTGCGTCCGCGATTGTATGCCGCGCTGGAGCGACTCGGCTATCGCGTTGTCAGTGATCAGCCGCTCATGGCGAAGCGGCGAGCGCGTAGTGAAATGAGTTCCAATATCCTGGATTACGCTCAATCGTTGGTCCTTGGATTGAAGCCGCTTGGCGAGCGAGCGACGCAGGTGACATTCGCCTACACAGTCAAAAGCCAATACGGACTCCTAGCAACCGACGGCGACCGGCAAACGCTTGAACGCGAAGCCGAAGCCATCGTGGCGCTGGCTCGACAAGCTGGCCGGTTATCAACCTGTCCGACATGTCATGCTGATGTGATGGTAGAATCGCGTTTCTGCCGTCAATGCGGCACGTTGCTGACAGCGCATGAACCGCCTGAGCTGGAGATCATGCGGCTCACGTCGAACGCGCGCGCCGCCCATCAAACGCTTGTCACCGGTATCATTCTGCTGGCTGTTTGTTCGCTTTGCCTGTTGCCCATGCCGTTGGTTTCGTCGGCGAAACTCGACAAAGTGCTGATGCTCTTCAGTGTGTTATCTGGCGTGACAGGATGGGTAACACTGCTGCTCGGTTCATGGCGGCTGCACCGCACGTTGAATCCCCCACAGGAGCAAGTAGGGCCAGCAATGCACGCGCGACGATCATTGACGGCTCCAACCGCCACCACAGCACTACCGCCATCGTATGAGCCGATGTCGCTGACCGAACATACAACCGAACTCCTCGAATCGGAAGAGAGCCGCCAGCAAGAGCCGCCGCTGCGTCGCCGCGATGTTGCCTCGTGA